Sequence from the Maniola hyperantus chromosome Z, iAphHyp1.2, whole genome shotgun sequence genome:
CAGCGGAACATCACATCGGAGTGAAGTTCGACCGCGACGCGCGAGGCCACCCCGATATAGGAAACACTTAAACCGTAAACTCTGTAATAATTTTCGTGTAGATAATCTAAAAATATGAAGTTTCAATACGATATCTCTATACTATAATTTAAacctttaaatatattatattttcaaatgAAGTGTGCGGCTCGGTTTCATCGGAACCGAGGCCTCTCGGCGGTGAAGTCGCCGGGGAGCTCGCGCGGGCGCCGCACTACCGATCGAAATAAATATAGTGTAACTATATAACAGTTCCGTTCCCGCTCGCTCCGGGCGACAGTGCTGGGGAGCGCAGATGTTATATTTACACTCGCGAGAGGCGCTCACAGCAGCGCGCAACACGCGCGGGTtcgcggcggcgcgggcggcggtgacggcggtggcggcggcggccGCGGCGACGGCGACGACAACGTTCACTTCTTGTTGGGCGTGCCGCGCTGCGTGAGCCCCTCGAAGCGCTTGAACGTGTAGTTGATGAACACCCAGTCCTTGTAGGCCACCTCGCCCTCGCCGGAGATGGGCGCCGACGCTGCAATACAAAGAGCGCGGGTGAGCCGTGGCTCTCATGCTTATACCGAGTtctatcaatcaatacttaaatataagtatatcaAACTATAGTCACATCAAAACAATAGAGTAATGTTAACATTGAAggaaaaaacatcgtgaggaaagcggcatgcccgagagttcgccataatgttctcaaaggtgtgtgaagccaaacccttctcactctgagaggagacccgtgctgggtagtgagccggcgatgggttgatcatgacgatgatgataatgacgatgaATGACTCACGTATTTCGAGCTTGACGTCGGGGAAGTCGTCGAAGTTGGAGGTGTCGTCGATGGAACGCACGTCCACGCAGATGGCGGCGGGGCGCTCGCGCACGTGACTCCAGTCCACGCCGCGGAAGAAGCCCACCGACTTGACGTCCTCGATGCCGCGCTGCGACCCCAGCCTGCACAGACGAGCGCCGTTAGCGAGCGGTGCTGTGCTACACGTGGCACAAAACACACCAGCGAGCGAGGTTTACCGGCGGTCGGGCTCGGAGCAGAAGCGCAGGATGGTCTCGCGCGCCTCCTCGCTGATGGGGATCTCGGGCGGGAAGGTGAGCGACTCGCGCCACGACATCACCTTGCGGTACGTCTCCTGCGGCGACTCGGAGCAGAACGGCGGGTACCCGATCAGCATCTCGTACCTGCGATACACACCACGCTCTTACTTTTAACCATAGTCACTCGCCACGCTAAATGCTGAAAAGTTTGACATTAGACTATTTCGTAAACAACAGTTGTATTGCAAAAAACTGTTTAATAAAGCtcataatgattttaattttttttttaattcagatacaagttagcccttgactgcaatctcacctggtggtaagtgatgatgcagtctaagatgatagcgggctaacctggaaggggtatggcaatttttattaaacccatacccctttggtttctacacggcatcgtaccggaacgctaaatcgcttggcggcacggctttgccggtagggtggtaactagccacggccgaagcctcccaccagaccagaccagaaatttagaaattataaaattccaaacccctgccaggaatcgaacccgggacctcccactattaagaccacagcgctcaccactgcgccagggaggtcgtcaattacCTGCGATGAGGTATCAATCGTTAAACCTTTCAAAATTTAAGTTATGCTTTCTATAAATGTTTCAACTTTATCAGTTCAATTTTGAAATGGCAAAGACGGACGGACACAGAAACTATCAAGGTTCCCGTTTAAGTACAAAACTAGAGTTCTGGTAAAGGTCAATAACTAAGTTTAACACTAAAAGAGTATCCCAAGATAAGGATAGCAATAATAGGTATCTATCATTCGTTTCAAAGAAGGAATAGTTGGGCGTGTCGATAGTGGCACTCACATGATGACACCGAGACTCCACCAGTCGGCCTGCGGGCCGTAGCCGGTCTGCAGGAACACCTCGGGCGCGATGTAGTCGGGCGTACCCACGGTGGAATAGGCGAGCGCGCGCCGGTTGCGCTTCCACGACTCGGCGCGCCGCTTGGAGTCCAGCGCGGAGGACGACGTGGACACGGAGAAGAAGTTGAAGTCGGAGGGCGTGGCGCGCGACAGGTCGCGATAGAAGTCCGTGCGGTGGCTCTTCTTGAGCCCCGTGCACAGGCCGAAGTCGCTCAGCTTGATGTGTCCGCGTGCGTCCAGCAGCAGGTTGTCGGGCTTGATGTCCCTGTGGAGCAAGGGGCGCTCGTTAGTATGACGCGGGGCGGGGCGACACTGCACTACGGGCGGCGCACTCACCTGTGGATGAAGCCTAGCCGGTGGATGCTGTCGATGGCCAGCGCCGTCTCCGCCACGTAGAACTGCGCGCACTCCTCGCTGAGCGTGTCCTTCTTCATGAGCAGCGTCATCATGTCGCCGCCGGGCAGGAACTCCATGATGAGATATAGGTTCATGGGGTCCTGAAAGCTGTAGTACATCTTCACCACCCACTGGTGGTCAGCTTCCACCAGCACGTCGCGCTCGGCGCGCACGTGCGCCACCTGTTCCTTCTCCAGCATGTCGGCCTTGCGCAGGATTTTCATGGCGTACACATGGCCCGTATCCTTCTTCTGCACGAGCCGCACCTCGCCGAACGCGCCGCGCCCGATCACCTTGAGCGGCTCGAAGTCCTCGACACCAAGGCGCGAGCGCTTGAGCCGCAGAAACTCTGTCTCCTTCTGCGCGTGTAACTGCCGCTTCTCAGCGCGCTGCGCCTCGCTCAGCGCCTCATCCTTGAGCGACTCCTCGAGCTTGTGCAAGCGCTGTTGCCGCTCTAGGTGCTGCGCGATGAGGTTGGTGTAGAAGTTCTCCAGCGTCACCTTGGCCTTGGTGGCCTTGTCCAGCGTGTGGCCGCTGAAGCGCACGCTGTCCGCGCCCGTCATCTCCAGCGCCCCTGCAACCACATCTGCATCGCCATAACACAAACCATCTACCGCTCGTATTAATGATCATTACTTCCAGTTCGTCAAGTCTCATTACAAAAACTTTGGACAACAACAATTCAAACAGACATTAAGTCTGTTTGAACGGCGGAACACATGCATAATATAGCATAAAGGTGTTTTACAGGTTTAAACGTCACCAAAATTTTTGTGACAAGACGATGTAAGTCGATAACAAGAAAAAGATAATCTCAATCGAGCACTTGTACAAGATAGGTACTGTGACCGTTAGTGGAGGAAATGCTGAAAATTCTAAATGCTGTAATAAGGGCCAGAATAATGTGTAACCACAAACAGAATATTACATTCAGCAGTACAAAATCGCAGGCGTGCTGATTTAAGAGCCTTAttcattttatcatcatcatcatcacgatcaacttATCACCAGTCCACTATACTGAGTATGGGCTATTAACTTCGATTTCTGTTCATTAAGTTCCGATATGATTATGattgtgatattaaaatatctaAATTGAGGTATTGACGTACATGTTTTACGACGTGATTTAAACAATGACATCATAGCTCGGGTGTTTGTCCATCCAATCAGTGTCAATAAGCATAGGCGGGTGACTCGGCGTCGATTCGTCCATGGAACGAGTAAACTGCGATCCTCCACTCGCGAACACTACCACCTGGGGGGtttattcgctaactcagtgatcatcactgaatgaaagccatcaagcttatttgacatttttttaataacaataatgaaataataaaaaattcataaGGTAAAAACCCAAAGcacagaaacaaaaatatacaaatataatatgagtaaatactaaatattcattctaaaatatatagtaaactagcttattcccgcgacttcgtccgcgtgtactacacaaatttctaacccctattttacccccttggggattgaattttcaaaaatcctttcttagcagatgtctacgttatgatagatatctgcatgccaaatttcaggcagatccgtccagtaatttgagctgtgcgtttatagatcagtcagtcaatcagcttttctttttatatagataacctaattaggtatttaaaatgaaataaaataaaagaagaagTCAAAGTCAAGAGCTATTTTCTATTTGCATCTCGATGTGTCGAAATCCCATGTGGTATCATTGGACTACGCAAGTCCTGACCCACTACCTGGAGGATGCTTTACcagagctattttattttattcagatacaagttagcccttgactgcaatctcacctggtggtaagtgatgatgtaatctaagatggatgcgggctaacctggaaggggtatggcagtttttattaaacccataccatacccctttggtttctacacggcatcataccgacccgctaaatcgcttggcgtaTCGGTAGTCGgtgcggctttgccggtaaggtggtaactagccacggccgtagcctcccacgaAGATATACGCGCCCTGATAACAGCAAAGAAATCGGGCATTCTCGCCTCGGCGAACATGCTCGATGCGATGCAGTATTTGGGAAACTTCATAAGGATGCGGTATGCATCATTATACTATCGCACCTTTATGGTGCTGTACCACTCTCTTGTACCGGTACCATAGCTGACAGGTATAAAAACACTGGCAGTAAGCCCTTAAGAGGGTGCCTTTGACTTCCTTACTGCATTTGGCAAATCTGCACGCCAATATGTTGCACCGAACCGACAATGCCCACCTTTCCCACTCCATGTCAATGTAGTCCCGCGCCTTCGGCTCGGACTTGTTAATGAGCTCGTTTGCAATAACCTACTTTCCACCCTTGTATCACAATGTACTATTTTTTATCGCTCAGTAAAGCAGCAGTGTAGATCTAaccaaa
This genomic interval carries:
- the trc gene encoding serine/threonine-protein kinase tricornered isoform X2, whose product is MMSLFKSRRKTWALEMTGADSVRFSGHTLDKATKAKVTLENFYTNLIAQHLERQQRLHKLEESLKDEALSEAQRAEKRQLHAQKETEFLRLKRSRLGVEDFEPLKVIGRGAFGEVRLVQKKDTGHVYAMKILRKADMLEKEQVAHVRAERDVLVEADHQWVVKMYYSFQDPMNLYLIMEFLPGGDMMTLLMKKDTLSEECAQFYVAETALAIDSIHRLGFIHRDIKPDNLLLDARGHIKLSDFGLCTGLKKSHRTDFYRDLSRATPSDFNFFSVSTSSSALDSKRRAESWKRNRRALAYSTVGTPDYIAPEVFLQTGYGPQADWWSLGVIMYEMLIGYPPFCSESPQETYRKVMSWRESLTFPPEIPISEEARETILRFCSEPDRRLGSQRGIEDVKSVGFFRGVDWSHVRERPAAICVDVRSIDDTSNFDDFPDVKLEIPSAPISGEGEVAYKDWVFINYTFKRFEGLTQRGTPNKK
- the trc gene encoding serine/threonine-protein kinase tricornered isoform X1: MMSLFKSRRKTYVVAGALEMTGADSVRFSGHTLDKATKAKVTLENFYTNLIAQHLERQQRLHKLEESLKDEALSEAQRAEKRQLHAQKETEFLRLKRSRLGVEDFEPLKVIGRGAFGEVRLVQKKDTGHVYAMKILRKADMLEKEQVAHVRAERDVLVEADHQWVVKMYYSFQDPMNLYLIMEFLPGGDMMTLLMKKDTLSEECAQFYVAETALAIDSIHRLGFIHRDIKPDNLLLDARGHIKLSDFGLCTGLKKSHRTDFYRDLSRATPSDFNFFSVSTSSSALDSKRRAESWKRNRRALAYSTVGTPDYIAPEVFLQTGYGPQADWWSLGVIMYEMLIGYPPFCSESPQETYRKVMSWRESLTFPPEIPISEEARETILRFCSEPDRRLGSQRGIEDVKSVGFFRGVDWSHVRERPAAICVDVRSIDDTSNFDDFPDVKLEIPSAPISGEGEVAYKDWVFINYTFKRFEGLTQRGTPNKK
- the trc gene encoding serine/threonine-protein kinase tricornered isoform X3, whose product is MTGADSVRFSGHTLDKATKAKVTLENFYTNLIAQHLERQQRLHKLEESLKDEALSEAQRAEKRQLHAQKETEFLRLKRSRLGVEDFEPLKVIGRGAFGEVRLVQKKDTGHVYAMKILRKADMLEKEQVAHVRAERDVLVEADHQWVVKMYYSFQDPMNLYLIMEFLPGGDMMTLLMKKDTLSEECAQFYVAETALAIDSIHRLGFIHRDIKPDNLLLDARGHIKLSDFGLCTGLKKSHRTDFYRDLSRATPSDFNFFSVSTSSSALDSKRRAESWKRNRRALAYSTVGTPDYIAPEVFLQTGYGPQADWWSLGVIMYEMLIGYPPFCSESPQETYRKVMSWRESLTFPPEIPISEEARETILRFCSEPDRRLGSQRGIEDVKSVGFFRGVDWSHVRERPAAICVDVRSIDDTSNFDDFPDVKLEIPSAPISGEGEVAYKDWVFINYTFKRFEGLTQRGTPNKK